The Rhizoctonia solani chromosome 4, complete sequence genome contains a region encoding:
- a CDS encoding peptidase inhibitor i9 — protein sequence MLSRPLILLLSVVCSGVLATPTATKIPILKHAGKVKENSYIIQLKSEASKSAHLSRLPKSGLDISYTYDQVFHGYAARLDSNTLEYIQQSNDVAAIFEDGIITTDMAQPILKSDNTGPLSRSKPNLENIRQANPADVDVYDIGTGIYTAHTAFGSRAHWGATFGGYKNADGNGFSTCIAGIAVGATYGVATQANVYAVKALSDAGSGTISDLVAAINWVISAVATSGRPSLIMLSAVVSANSALDTAAVSAINSGIHFIVPVPLSSLDPVNNSPARVPAVITVGIEGQRYSSITDVCSKGTAVTCPSTEGPTATRMLSSSAVPMARVAGIVAAVIGTYGNSSPASIAAQLRAHASKSNFNVCPVINDRW from the exons ATGCTTTCAAGACCGTTAATCCTACTATTATCTGTCGTCTGTTCGGGAGTACTCGCGACACCAACGGCCACTAAGATTCCAATCCTGAAGCACGCGGGCAAGGTAAAAGAAAATTCATATATCAT ACAATTGAAGTCGGAAGCATCAAAATCTGCCCACTTATCCCGCCTACCTAAATCCGGATTGGATATAAGTTACACTTATGACCAAGTCTTTCATGGCTATGCTGCTAGGCTCGACTCTAATACATTGGAATACATTCAGCAATCGAACGATGTAGCTGCCATATTCGAGGATGGAATCATAACAACGGATATGGC CCAGCCTATCTTAAAGTCGGATAACACAGGTCCGTTATCTCGATCAAAGCCTAACTTGGAAAATATTAGGCAGGCAAATCCGGCGGATGTAGATGTCTACGATATCGGAACT GGCATATACACGGCACATACGGCATTTGGTAGTCGGGCTCATTGGGGAGCTACCTTTGGTGGT TATAAGAATGCCGATGGTAATGGCTTCAGTACAT GTATAGCAGGAATTGCTGTGGGCGCCACTTATGGGGTGGCTACTCAGGCAAACGTTTATGCAGTTAAAG CACTATCGGACGCAGGATCAGGAACAATCTCCGACTTGGTCGCAGCTATAAACTGGGTTATCTCAGCAGTAGCAACTTCTGGTCGACCATCTCTGATCATGCTGAGTGCTGTTGTCTCGGCTAATTCTGCTTTGGATACCGCAGCGGTCTCCGCGATCAATAGCGGAATTCACTTCATCGTCCCCGTGCCCTTATCGAGTTTGGATCCAGTGAATAACAGTCCAGCACGTGTACCTGCCGTTATTACCGTTGGGATTGAGGGACAGCGATATTCGTCGATAACAGATGTATGTTCAAAAGGGACTGCAGTCACATGTCCCTCAACCGAAGGTCCCACAGCCACCAGGATGCTCAGTAGCTCAGCCGTACCCAT GGCACGCGTGGCGGGTATCGTCGCAGCTGTTATTGGAACCTATGGCAATTCATCGCCTGCTTCAATCGCAGCTCAGTTGCGGGCCCACGCATCCAAGTCAAATTTCAATGTGTGCCCCGTCATAAATGACCGTTGGTAA
- a CDS encoding L-sorbosone dehydrogenase has protein sequence MLGALGSVILTVGLVSAAPTSPGECKPLSSLSFAHRPNVTSGLSTRVIFNGLKRPRGLRIDSLSNLLVVDRGVGVVALSYRNDSTCVGWEKRTVVNNENLNHGIEIGPSGGGSNQYLYASTSDNVLRWEYDPSSVAVVGNPVTIASNMSNSDHTTRTLILQPQSGSTSQYIIVTRGSESNLDEGAAEISSGRSQIRRFALNSSLPSGAGWAWEQGELLGWGLRNAVGIALSPDGEDLWEVENSSDNVFWRGVDVHHENPAEELNRIPLNNISTIPDAQKFYGYPWCYTAWDSSALTASSFTFQTGSQFSIRNPPETPDDAWCSVDQNNIKPVLSMQSHSAPLDIVFYNAPSEGSEGYDNARLYAVNTEWNGDAFVSFHGSWNRDPPTGYKVVRIPWNNGAPVASADSRNGYETVVGAPDLSQCPNGCIRPVGVAFDRLGRLFVSSDTTGEIFIVENSNAPDGESDSSSLANRVNLAGLVMGVIGAIVVGLV, from the exons ATGCTGGGGGCACTAGGATCTGTGATTCTCACGGTGGGCCTTGTATCGGCTGCCCCAACGTCACCCGGGGAATGCAAACCGCTGTCTTCTCTCTCTTTCGCTCACCGACCTAATGTAACAAGTGGACTCTCTACCCGTGTAATATTCAACGGACTGAAAAGGCCGCGCGGCTTGCGTATTGATTCGTTGTCGAACCTCCTGGTCGTCGATCGAGGCGTTGGAGTGGTGGCGCTTTCGTATCGGAACGATTCGACATGCGTTGGCTGGGAGAAACGTACGGTCGTGAACAATGAGAATCTGAATCATGGAATCGAGATCGGCCCGAGTGGAGGAGGGAGCAACCAATATTTGTATGCGAGCACTAGCGACAACGTCTTGCGATGGGAGTACGATCCAAGCAGCGTCGCGGTTGTAGGAAATCCTGTCACGATTGCGTCGAACATGTCGAACTCTG ATCATACCACCCGCACCTTGATTCTACAACCccaatctggaagtacaTCCCAGTATATCATCGTTACACGCGGGTCTGAGTCGAATCTGGACGAGGGCGCTG CCGAAATATCCTCTGGTCGTTCGCAAATCCGCCGTTTTGCGCTCAATAGTTCCCTGCCAAGTGGCgcaggctgggcttgggaACAGGGCGAGCTCCTTGGCTGGGGCCTACGCAATGCAGTGGGCATTGCTCTTTCTCCTGACGGAGAAGACTTGTGGGAGGTTGAGAATAGCTCCGACAATGTCTTTTGGAGAGGGGTTGACGTTCATCACGAGAACCCAG CTGAGGAACTCAATCGTATTCCTTTGAACAACATATCAACCATCCCGGATGCTCAAAAGTTCTACGGTTATCCATGGTGCTATACAGCTTGGGATTCGTCGGCCCTCACCGCGTCTTCCTTTACATTCCAGACTGGATCCCAGTTCTCCATTCGCAACCCTCCTGAGACGCCCGACGATGCATGGTGCTCTGTTGATCAAAATAACATCAAACCAGTACTGTCGATGCAATCTCATTCGGCACCATTAGATATCGTGTTCTACAATGCGCCCTCGGAGGGAAGCGAAGGATACGACAATGCAAGGTTGTATGCTGTAAATACCGAGTGGAACGGTGATGCGTTTGTGAGTTTTCATGGGAGTTGGAACCGGGATCCGCCGACTG GATACAAGGTGGTGAGAATACCTTGGAATAATGGCGCTCCTGTCGCCTCGGCAGACTCTCGAAATGGCTACGAAACTGTCGTGGGGGCACCTGATTTGTCCCAGTGCCCGAACGGGTGTATTAGACCTGTTGGAGTGGCCTTCGACCGTCTCGGGCGACTCTTCGTTAGCTCTGACACGACCGGAGAAATATTCATAGTAGAGAATTCGAATGCGCCGGACGGGGAGTCCGATTCGTCTAGTCTTGCCAACAGGGTTAATCTAGCGGGTTTAGTAATGGGGGTTATAGGTGCCATTGTAGTTGGGTTGGTATAA
- a CDS encoding kinase phosphorylation protein, giving the protein MIFTAFVTLAFGVSSALAVPFGNRTLFCASTPSAEEVAAAEAHFASHKVSAKLGANAKFAATIPVYWHVLQSGTSLSQGNIPEKQITDSIDVLNAGYAGTGLTFTLAGTDRTTNANWFQRAAPSTSYQTAMKQSLRKGGANALNVYTVGFTNVASSYQGLLGYATFPSSYSGAPSDDGVVIRYSSVPGGTAEPYNLGQTLTHEVGHWVGLYHTFQGGCAAPGDYVDDTPPQSDGPNGPTSGCPAGKDTCPGGGLDPIHNFMDYSDDYCLTEFTPGQTCGWIGADSNQSSFTYPPHSLRVMYEPTRGGTRGGQAEFKWSDVSADKDRENYLGHSINAPTGRWQKNKDVHWYNRDAKSTSEERAEEIRKIKEAEAEAMAVALGFKPAPKPGDSTTSGPATGANAAPVTGANATPSGTEGVGKEPSDKEKIIEAEIEKTRKALEKQEKREKKEQRRAEKEQRRAAKKEEKEKARGRDRSRSKERPRRDRSNERRDQSLEQRERSRDLRPDRREDRYRDRDTEYRHSRRRSASPSTQDRLHDREGHPQRRSRSPHRRRHHGDDRRD; this is encoded by the exons ATGATTTTCACTGCGTTTGTTACCCTTGCTTTTGGCGTTAGCTCGGCTCTCGCTGTGCCTTTCGGCAATCGCACACTGTTCTGTGCGTCTACTCCTAG CGCAGAGGAGGTTGCTGCTGCCGAGGCGCACTTTGCTTCCCACAAGGTGTCCGCTAAGCTTGGCGCTAATGCCAAGTTCGCAGCGACCATTCCTGTGTATTGGCACGTCCTCCAGTCTGGAACAT CCTTGAGCCAAGGAAACATTCCTGAGAAGCAAATTACCGATTCCATCGACGTACTCAACGCCGGCTATGCTGGCACTGGGCTCACCTTCACTTTGGCAGGAACCGACCGTACTACCAATGC TAACTGGTTCCAACGAGCGGCCCCGAGCACCTCTTACCAAACTGCGATGAAGCAGTCATTGCGAAAGGGTGGTGCAAATGCCCTGAATGTCTACACGGTCGGCTTCACCAACGTCGCCTCGAGCTACCAAGGTCTCCTGGGATATGCTACTTTCCCATCATCCTACTCCGGTGCACCGAGCGACGACGGTGTCGTGATCCGGTACTCGAGTGTGCCCGGAGGTACCGCTGAGCCGTACAACTTGGGTCAAACTCTGACCCACGAGGTTGGACACTGGGTTGGTTTGTACCATACTTTCCAGGGCGGTTGCGCTGCGCCTGGCGACTACGTTGATGATACCCCTCCTCAATCCGATGGTCCCAATGGCCCTACCTCTGGCTGCCCTGCAGGCAAAGATACCTGCCCAGGCGGAGGACTTGATCC CATCCACAACTTCATGGACTACAGCGATGACTACTGCTTGACTGAG TTCACCCCTGGCCAGACT TGCGGGTGGATCGGAGCGGATT CGAACCAATCCTCTTTTACATATCCACCACATTCACTGCGCGTCATGTACGAACCTACGAGAGGAGGGACTCGAGGCGGGCAAGCCGAGTTCAAATGGTCAGATGTATCAGCTGACAAGGACCGTGAG AATTACCTTGGACATTCGATTAATGCACCGACTGGGAGATGGCAGAAAAACAAAGACGTCCATTGGTATAATCGAGATGCAAAGAGCACAAGCGAGGAAAGGGCCGAGGAGATTAGAAAAATAAAAGAAGCAGAGGCCGAGGCTATGGCTGTTGCTTT GGGATTCAAACCGGCGCCAAAGCCTGGGGATAGCACTACCAGTGGCCCTGCCACTGGAGCTAATGCGGCCCCAGTCACGGGGGCTAACGCCACGCCATCTGGGACAGAAGGAGTCGGGAAGGAGCCATCAGACAAAGAAAAAATAATTGAAGCAGAAATCGAAAAGACCCGAAAAGCGTTGGAGAAGCAGGAGAAGCGAGAAAAGAAGGAGCAGCGCAGGGCAGAAAAGGAGCAAAGGAGGGCGGCTAAGAAAGAAGAGAAGGAGAAAGCGCGAGGAAGAGATAGGTCCAGAAGTAAGGAAAGGCCTCGTAGGGATCGAAGCAATGAGAGAAGGGATCAGAGTCTCGAACAACGGGAAAGGAGCAGAGATCTGCGACCAGACAGGCGCGAGGATAGGTATCGGGATCGAGACACGGAATACAGACATTCTCGTCGGCGATCGGCATCTCCCTCGACCCAAGATCGTCTCCATGACCGGGAAGGTCATCCACAGCGACGAAGCCGTTCCCCTCACCGTCGACGACACCATGGTGATGATCGCCGCGATTGA